The following proteins are encoded in a genomic region of Diabrotica virgifera virgifera chromosome 1, PGI_DIABVI_V3a:
- the LOC126891279 gene encoding uncharacterized protein LOC126891279, whose protein sequence is MLPILSKVLSSVIRFTDTTEIQKNMPECFESFQNVRVVLDSAEIFIQKPKCLCCRIRFNSQYKSNNTVKFMTGISPGGLITYVSEPYGGRASDKAIFEQSNIILKLDSSKDAVVVDKGFLIDDICNQFKIELIRPPFLKNNKQFSTDEALLNAKIAAARVHIERVNQRIKIFKILGCKLQWSLVKNIKDIFTLACAITNLSSSILADRRYLTN, encoded by the coding sequence ATGTTACCCATTTTAAGTAAAGTCTTGAGTTCAGTAATAAGGTTTACAGATACTACTGAAATACAGAAAAACATGCCTGAATGTTTTGAAAGTTTTCAGAATGTTAGAGTGGTATTAGATTCTGCAGAAATTTTCATACAAAAGCCAAAATGCCTTTGCTGTCGAATTAGATTTAATTCTCAGTATAAATCTAATAACACTGTTAAATTTATGACAGGTATTTCCCCAGGAGGTTTAATTACATATGTTAGTGAACCATATGGTGGAAGAGCCTCTGATAAAGCTATTTTCGAACAAAgcaacataattttaaagttggATAGTTCAAAAGATGCTGTTGTGGTCGATAAAGGCTTTTTAATAGATGATATTTGTAACCAATTCAAAATAGAATTAATCAGACcaccatttttaaaaaataacaaacagTTTAGTACAGATGAGGCATTACTAAATGCTAAAATAGCAGCTGCTCGAGTACACATTGAACGTGTTAACCAACGtattaagatttttaaaattttaggaTGTAAGCTACAGTGGTCTCTAGTAAAAAACATTAAAGATATTTTTACACTGGCCTGTGCTATAACAAATTTGTCAAGTTCAATATTAGCAGACCGTAGATATTTAACGAATtaa